In Cicer arietinum cultivar CDC Frontier isolate Library 1 chromosome 1, Cicar.CDCFrontier_v2.0, whole genome shotgun sequence, one DNA window encodes the following:
- the LOC101512980 gene encoding annexin D8-like, with translation MASLLAAKDSSPIEDAEAIMRACKGFGTDETMLVSILAHRNEAQRKLVRLAYKEIYHQDLIEQLKSELSGNFERAVCHWTMDPAERDATLINEALKKATPDYKVIIEIVCTRNSEELLGVKRSYHSLYKHCLEEDVASQTSGDIRKLLVAVISTYRYGGDEFDENVAHSEANILHQLVEKKAFNDDEMIRILSTRSKKQLCATFNIFKDLYGTTITKGLSGSPIDEYNGALRTTIRCINNTQRYLAKVLCHALNDLVNEEDALSRVIITRAEKDLKEIKDLFVKRNNATIHDTVARKTWGNYKTFLLELLGDE, from the exons ATGGCTTCTCTACTTGCTGCAAAAGATTCATCTCCAATTGAAGATGCTGAAGCTATCATGAGAGCATGCAAAG GATTCGGGACAGATGAGACAATGCTTGTATCTATACTAGCACACAGAAATGAAGCTCAAAGGAAACTTGTGAGGTTGGCTTATAAAGAAATTTATCATCAGGATCTTATCGAACAATTAAAATCTGAACTTTCAGGAAACTTTGAG AGAGCCGTATGCCATTGGACAATGGATCCAGCTGAAAGAGACGCAACACTTATTAATGAGGCATTAAAGAAGGCAACACCAGATTACAAAGTAATTATTGAGATTGTTTGCACAAGAAATTCTGAAGAGCTTCTGGGTGTAAAGCGTTCTTATCACTCTCTATATAAGCATTGCCTTGAAGAAGATGTTGCTTCCCAAACTAGTGGTGACATTCGCAAA TTGTTGGTTGCAGTTATAAGCACTTACAGGTATGGTGGAGATGAGTTTGATGAGAATGTGGCTCATTCTGAAGCAAACATACTTCATCAATTGGTTGAAAAGAAAGCTTTTAATGATGATGAAATGATTAGAATTTTAAGCACAAGAAGTAAGAAGCAGCTTTGTGCAACTTTCAACATCTTTAAAGACTTATATGGCACAACAATTACCAAG GGATTATCAGGTAGTCCAATTGATGAGTACAATGGAGCATTGCGTACTACTATTCGTTGCATCAACAACACTCAAAGATATTTGGCTAAG GTGTTATGCCACGCCTTGAATGATTTGGTAAATGAAGAAGATGCTTTGAGTCGTGTTATCATCACTCGTGCAGAGAAGGATTTAAAGGAAATCAAAGACCTTTTTGTAAAGAGAAACAATGCCACCATTCATGATACTGTGGCTAGGAAGACATGGGGAAATTACAAGACTTTTCTCCTTGAATTGTTAGGAGATGAATAA
- the LOC101512667 gene encoding uncharacterized protein: protein MSRNSITFIKFIRSLSTEARTIKVERIADELLNLNRFERHDFTVLWRLKMGLDRYGAPVAGPGPLGPSLSGPAAADATAASAEKTAFDIKLEKYDSAAKIKIIKEVRSFTDLGLKEAKDLVEKVPCVLKKGLTKEEANPIIDKLKELGATVVLE, encoded by the coding sequence ATGTCACGAAACTCCAtaacattcatcaaattcattcgCTCTCTCTCAACAGAAGCTCGCACCATCAAAGTCGAACGCATCGCAGATGAGCTTCTCAACCTCAACAGATTCGAAAGGCACGATTTCACCGTCCTATGGAGACTCAAAATGGGCCTAGACCGTTACGGTGCTCCAGTTGCCGGGCCTGGTCCATTGGGCCCATCACTATCAGGTCCAGCCGCTGCAGATGCTACCGCCGCTTCGGCTGAAAAAACGGCTTTTGATATAAAGCTTGAGAAGTACGATTCCGCTGCGAAGATCAAGATAATTAAGGAGGTTAGGTCTTTTACTGATTTGGGATTGAAGGAGGCTAAGGATTTGGTTGAGAAAGTTCCTTGTGTTTTGAAAAAGGGACTCACTAAGGAAGAGGCTAATCCTATTATTGATAAGCTTAAGGAATTGGGTGCCACTGTTGTACTTGAATGA